The segment TTGATAGAAGAAATCAAGTCTTTTGTGACAGAAATTTACCAAATCCATTGAGAAATCAGTATGCTGAAAGACTAGAAAAATAGGCTCCAACAAACTGTGATGCGGAAGACTGAGCAACCGATCAAGCCGATTGCATGGTTTCGGCTAGGACTACTTGGAATATTTCTCGTTTCGTTGGGTCTCCGATTTTGGGGACTCGAGCGATTCAATACCCTAGTCTTTGATGAAGTTTACTATGCAAAGTTTGCAAATAACTACCTGACTGGCACAAATTTTTTTGATGGACATCCGCCTTTAAGTAAATATTTGATCGCGATCGGAATTTGGATTGGCAATCAAATCCCGATCGGTCGAGATACTGTTAATTCGCTCACGGGTTCCACACTGAGTACTTGGAGTTACCGCTGGCTAAATGCATTGACAGGCTCATTTATTCCACTGGTTATTGCCGCGATCGCATTCCAGCTGAGCCGCCGCCGAAGCTATGCTCTCGTCGCTGGAAGCCTTGCTGCGATGGACGGTCTATTCTTAGTTGAGTCTCGTTATGCCCTCAATAATGTCTATCTGGTGCTATTCGGATTATTAGGGCAATGGTGTTTGTTATTAAGTTTACGATCGTCCAAAAGATTGAATTTTTCTCTGGTATTATCCGGCGTATTTTTTGCAGCGTCTGCTTCAATCAAATGGAATGGTTTATGGTTCTTGGCAAGCATTTATTTATTGTGGGGAATTGGCTGGAGTTTTCGTGTGATGAATTGGTTTCGTCAAAGCTCAAAAGGAAGTGAACAAATTCCGACCAATTCATTACCGACTTCGTCTCTATATCGCCTTACACAGATTAATTTGTTATATTTTTTACTCTGTTTCGCTGCAATTCCTGCACTCGTTTATTGGCTAATTTGGCTGCCTCATATTCACCTCAATCCAGAGTTTGACTTTCTCGAAGTTCAAAGACAAATTCTGGTTTATCACCAAAGAGTTGGCAGCGGATCAAACATTCATCCTTATTGTTCAACCTGGTACAGTTGGATACCCATGTTGCGTCCTGTTGCGTATTTTTACCAGGTTACCGAGTCTGTCAACGCTCCGATCCCTAGTGGAAACTCGGCATTAGTACTTGAGCCAGGGCGGGTTGTTTACGATGTTCATGCCCTGGGGAATCCGTTTCTTTGGTGGTTTTCGTCGATCGCGATCGCATTTCTCGTTTGGATACTGCTCGAACACTGGAAGATCCTGCCGAGTTTGGCTATCCCCAATGCGCCCAGACTCAGTTTTTTGCCGCCTCAAGAGTTGTGGATTGTCTTATTTTTGCTGATTAGCTATGTAGCGAATCTATTACCCTGGGTTCCTGTATCGAGATGTGTGTTTTTGTATCACTATATGGGTTCATCGGTATATGCCGGGATGGGCTTGGCTTGGCTCGTCGATCGCTGGTTTAGAACCCGCGAATTTCGTGCGATCGGGATTGGTGTGATGGTAATTTGTGCCATCAGTTTTATCTTTTGGATGCCCATCTATCTCGGCTTACCGCTGACCCTAGATGAATACAAATTGCGGATGTGGTTCAGGTCTTGGGTTTAGTCAATCCTTCGATCTCTGACATCAGTTGAGCGATCGAGGATTTAATTTCTGAGATCTCACGACTCAGATGATCTAATCTCACTTCTACGGTCTTCAAATTGATCGGCATCTGCCACATCGAAAATTTTAAGGCTGCCAGAATTTTTTCCACCGTGGCGAAACTCGGCTCATATTGAGGATCGTTTAAAATCCGATTGATCTGCTGAGTGTAGCCTAATGCACTCCCACCATGCTCCTCAGCGATTTTGGCGGAAATCTGACGAATGCTCAGCCCTTGGGTTTTCATCAGTTCCCGAATTACCTCCACCACTCTTTCTTGCATAAAGCCCCACCTTCGATTACGCTATGCTTCTGAGAACTTGAATCAACTGAACGACCTTGCCGCACATGGTAAAGGTCTTTTTTTACGCTGATATATCGTACAGATGTTTCCATAGAAAAGCAGCAGAACGCTGCGTCGCTCTGCTGCCAACCGGGTTTCAATGTCTTACAAACCAACTAACTCACGCGCTTCCAAACCGCTCAACTGTTGCGCGATCGTCAATCGTGCTTCTAACTTGGCGACACTGAACTCGTTCCGCAACCGCTCGAGATGAGCAAATGCATTCGCCTTCTCGGTCGTGGCTCGATTCAGCGCATCCACTGCCCGCTGATACTCGGAATTCACTTGCAGGACTTCAAATCGCCGAGCTTTGCGTTGGTTGTCATTTTTTAGCGCCGTCTCAAACGCCACCACCATATCGGCATTGCCTTCCAATCGAGCAATGTGGTAGCGAATTTCTGCGATATTTTGCTCTAGCTCATTCACATGCTGAGAAGCTTGAGCGATCGCACTGGGATATTGATCTAATCGAAGTTTCATGACTGACATCCTGAAAATAATGAAGTGGTCAGTAGCCATCGGGTCAGAATTTGACACCGACTACGAACAACAGACAGCCTTTCAAGCCTTAAGCGACGAGTTGAGGCACACGAGCCGTTAACTCAGACGGCAATTCGGTCAGAGTCGGGGGAATCAGTTGGGATTGAGGCGCAGCTTGCTCGAGTACCTGCACTTCAATCTTGACGGACACGAGATAAGAACCGGGTTGCTCGCCCACTGCCTGCGCGATCAGTTCTGCAAAACCGGGTCGATCGGCGGTAATTGGGTCACGTAACGAACAACGATCCCATTCATACTTGGCATTCGGATCAAGCTGAAGAATGTAATGCTTCGTCATGGAACAAGAACCTTGAATCACTTGTACTATTGTAGTGCAAAATCGCTACGATTTCAAGCTTAAGCGGCAAGAATTTTACGGCGGAGTTCGGGCAGTTGTTTCTGATCTTTGCGATCCCAATAGGCTAGGCGCTTTGCAATTTCAGTGTCGCCAATGAGCTTAATTTCAAACGGAAACTGAGTCAAAACTTGGCTTTTCTGCACCGAGAATCGATAACCAGAACTGGCAAGCGATTGGGCAAATTTTTGAGCTTGATTCAGCTTGTCAAACCCGAAATAACAAAGACTCAGCGATCGCCGAAACGGAGTGCGCACTACTAAAACTCGACTCGAAAGATATTGTCCAACACGTCCATCTCGCAGCGAGAAAAATCGACCGATCGGGACAAAAGTATTCATAGAAAGGAAAGAATGTGTCGTTCTTCTATTGTAGTTAAATTCCACTACAAAAATTCGCCTGCTTTAGCGCAATTCCCGTCTCACATGGGGCGGTTTATCCCCTCACACCGTGTTTGGTATATATGTACTATATTAGCCGATTTATATGTAAAGTGCACACAGTTCCTAAAGAAAGGTTAAGCTTTCAAAGAAGTCGAGCAAGGCTTTGTAAAGCCCCTAAAAAGCTTTATTGATCACCTTGACTTTAGTGACTTCCCCCTTGACAGTGGGAATGACTTGCTACGTCAGCGATCCATATCTAAGAATTTTTCCGACGAGATGGATTAATTTGAAGCGGCAAGTTAGTTTGTTAAGGGGAATTACACCCCAACTCTGATGTCTCTCTGAAAAAGGAACATTTTCATGACCGCAACACCCGTCCGCTTGAAATACGAAGTCAAAGACCTTGCCCTCGCACCTGCTGGAAAACAGCGGATCGAATGGGCTGGGCGGGAAATGCCCGTCTTGAAGCAGATCCGCGATCGTTTCGCTCAAGAGAAGCCGTTTGAAGGCATTCGACTCGTCGCATGTTGCCATGTCACGACCGAGACTGCAAATCTCGCGATTGCACTCAAAGCTGGTGGAGCTGACGCGATTTTGATCGCAAGTAATCCGCTGTCAACTCAAGACGATGTAGCAGCAAGCTTAGTCGCTGACTACGAAATTCCCGTTTTCGCTATCAAAGGTGAAGACAACGATACCTACCACAAGCACGTGCAAATCGCGCTTGACCACCGTCCTAACCTCATCATTGATGACGGTTGTGATGTCGTTGCAACTTTAGTACAACAACGCAAACACCAACTCGAAGACCTCATTGGAACGACAGAAGAAACCACAACCGGTATCGTCCGTCTTCAAGCGATGTTAAGAGACGGTGCGCTGACGTTCCCGGCAGTAAACGTGAACGATGCTGAAACCAAGCATTTCTTCGATAACCGTTACGGCACAGGTCAATCCACCCTCGACGGTATCATCCGTGCGACCAATATTCTGCTTGCTGGCAAAACGATTGTCGTTGCAGGATACGGCTGGTGCGGTAAGGGAACTGCAAACCGTGCGCGTGGATTAGGCGCAAACGTCATTGTGACGGAAATCAACCCAGTTGCAGCGATCGAAGCTGTGATGGACGGTTTCCAAGTCATGCCAATGGATGAAGCTGCGAAGCGTGGCGATATCTTCATCACCGTGACAGGTAACAAGCACGTGATCAATGGCAGCCACTTCGATGCGATGAAAGATGGCGCGATCGTGTGTAACTCTGGTCACTTCGATATCGAAATCGATCTCGAAGCGTTGAAAGAGCGCTCAACCGAAGTGAAGACCGTTCGGAACTTCACCGAAGAGTACACCCTCAAGAGCGGCAAATCTGTCGTTGTCTTGGGTGAAGGTCGTTTGGTGAACTTGGCTGCCGCTGAAGGACACCCGAGCGCAGTGATGGATATGAGCTTTGCAAACCAAGCCTTGGCAGCAGAGTATCTGGTGCAGAACAAAGGCAAGCTAGAGCCAGGTGTTTACCCGGTTCCGACTGAGTTAGATCAAGAAATTGCTCGCTTGAAATTACAAGCAATGGGCTTCTCGATCGATAGCTTAACCGAGTCGCAAATCGAGTACATCAACTCCTGGACTTCTGGAACCTAATCGTTCCCCACCGTCTAATCTACATTTCAGGTAGGTAGTGTTATGCTGCCTACCTTTCTTGTATCAAGCTTTCGAGTTGTTCGCGAAGGGTTGGCAAAACTGAGACAACGATTCTCCAAACGATTTCTTGGTCAACTTGGTCATAGCGATGAGCAATAACATTCCGAAGCCCGATCGTATTTCTCCAGTCGATTTCAGGATGAGCTTGCTGAAATTCAGTTGAAACCCGACGTGCTGCTTCTCCCAAAATTTCTAGTTCCCGCTCCACCGCTCTTTGAATGAGCAGACTGTCAAGATAACCTGTTTCAGTGAGTCCACTTGTGAATTCTTGAATGTGCTGAATTGCGCGCAACATATCCCAGAGAGAAGCAGTATCTCGATCGTTATTCTGCATAGATGATTCGGTGAGATTGCAGGATATTGGCGCGGCGGTAAGGATTCTGAAGTTCCTTTTTCTGAATTAAGTCAACGCTTCTGCCAAAGAGAGCCTCTAATTCGCGTTGTAAATCCATGAAATCGAAAAGATTCCAGGGATGCTGAGGCGCAAAAGTAATGAGGACATCAACATCACTATTCGGTCGAAAATCTTTTCGCAACACAGAGCCAAATATTGCAAATTCTTGAATCTGCCAGCGCTGACAAAGTTCCGCGATCCTTGCTTGTGTCGTCTGTAAGCGATCGCGCAGAACTGTTTGTAAATCAGGTTGAAGTTCGATCATCGTCCAAATTTTGATCAATGCTCCCCTAGTGTACAAGACTCTTAAAATCAC is part of the Leptolyngbya boryana PCC 6306 genome and harbors:
- a CDS encoding dolichyl-phosphate-mannose--protein mannosyltransferase, which translates into the protein MRKTEQPIKPIAWFRLGLLGIFLVSLGLRFWGLERFNTLVFDEVYYAKFANNYLTGTNFFDGHPPLSKYLIAIGIWIGNQIPIGRDTVNSLTGSTLSTWSYRWLNALTGSFIPLVIAAIAFQLSRRRSYALVAGSLAAMDGLFLVESRYALNNVYLVLFGLLGQWCLLLSLRSSKRLNFSLVLSGVFFAASASIKWNGLWFLASIYLLWGIGWSFRVMNWFRQSSKGSEQIPTNSLPTSSLYRLTQINLLYFLLCFAAIPALVYWLIWLPHIHLNPEFDFLEVQRQILVYHQRVGSGSNIHPYCSTWYSWIPMLRPVAYFYQVTESVNAPIPSGNSALVLEPGRVVYDVHALGNPFLWWFSSIAIAFLVWILLEHWKILPSLAIPNAPRLSFLPPQELWIVLFLLISYVANLLPWVPVSRCVFLYHYMGSSVYAGMGLAWLVDRWFRTREFRAIGIGVMVICAISFIFWMPIYLGLPLTLDEYKLRMWFRSWV
- a CDS encoding helix-turn-helix domain-containing protein encodes the protein MQERVVEVIRELMKTQGLSIRQISAKIAEEHGGSALGYTQQINRILNDPQYEPSFATVEKILAALKFSMWQMPINLKTVEVRLDHLSREISEIKSSIAQLMSEIEGLTKPKT
- the ahcY gene encoding adenosylhomocysteinase, giving the protein MTATPVRLKYEVKDLALAPAGKQRIEWAGREMPVLKQIRDRFAQEKPFEGIRLVACCHVTTETANLAIALKAGGADAILIASNPLSTQDDVAASLVADYEIPVFAIKGEDNDTYHKHVQIALDHRPNLIIDDGCDVVATLVQQRKHQLEDLIGTTEETTTGIVRLQAMLRDGALTFPAVNVNDAETKHFFDNRYGTGQSTLDGIIRATNILLAGKTIVVAGYGWCGKGTANRARGLGANVIVTEINPVAAIEAVMDGFQVMPMDEAAKRGDIFITVTGNKHVINGSHFDAMKDGAIVCNSGHFDIEIDLEALKERSTEVKTVRNFTEEYTLKSGKSVVVLGEGRLVNLAAAEGHPSAVMDMSFANQALAAEYLVQNKGKLEPGVYPVPTELDQEIARLKLQAMGFSIDSLTESQIEYINSWTSGT
- a CDS encoding HepT-like ribonuclease domain-containing protein, which codes for MQNNDRDTASLWDMLRAIQHIQEFTSGLTETGYLDSLLIQRAVERELEILGEAARRVSTEFQQAHPEIDWRNTIGLRNVIAHRYDQVDQEIVWRIVVSVLPTLREQLESLIQER
- a CDS encoding nucleotidyltransferase family protein, which codes for MIELQPDLQTVLRDRLQTTQARIAELCQRWQIQEFAIFGSVLRKDFRPNSDVDVLITFAPQHPWNLFDFMDLQRELEALFGRSVDLIQKKELQNPYRRANILQSHRIIYAE